A window of the Acidovorax sp. YS12 genome harbors these coding sequences:
- the fliG gene encoding flagellar motor switch protein FliG, translating into MDEEGLNDAAILLISLGEEAAGEVFKHLSPKEVQKLGETIARMRAISRDKVDAIVNRFSDDAAAQSLLVSDTGNYVRSVLKRALGDDKATLLIDRILQGGDVSGIESLKWMDPLSVAELLRNEHPQIVAAILVHLDAEQASAILMQLTDRQRSEIMLRVATLEGIQPTALKDLNEVLYKVLAGGDKIRKSSLGGVKTAAEIINLLSSGTDAAVLESIRGYGPDLAQKIMDKMFVFEDIGKLDDRSIQMVLREVASETLIVALKAASNEMRDKILANMSSRAAEALREDLEARGPMRLSEVEAQQREIIKTVRRLAEEGQVVLGGGADDALV; encoded by the coding sequence ATGGATGAAGAAGGCCTCAACGATGCTGCCATTTTGCTGATCTCCCTCGGCGAGGAGGCCGCGGGCGAGGTGTTCAAGCACCTCTCGCCGAAGGAGGTGCAGAAGCTGGGCGAGACGATCGCGCGCATGCGCGCCATCTCGCGCGACAAGGTCGATGCCATCGTCAACCGCTTTTCCGACGATGCGGCGGCGCAGAGCCTGCTGGTGTCGGATACCGGCAACTACGTGCGCTCGGTGCTCAAGCGCGCGCTGGGCGACGACAAGGCCACGCTGCTGATCGACCGCATCCTGCAGGGCGGCGACGTGTCCGGCATCGAGAGCCTGAAATGGATGGACCCGCTGTCGGTGGCCGAGCTGCTGCGCAACGAGCACCCGCAGATCGTCGCCGCCATCCTGGTGCACCTGGACGCCGAGCAGGCCTCGGCCATCCTGATGCAGCTCACCGACCGCCAGCGCAGCGAGATCATGCTGCGCGTGGCGACACTCGAAGGCATCCAGCCGACGGCGCTCAAGGACCTCAACGAGGTGCTCTACAAGGTACTGGCCGGCGGCGACAAGATCCGCAAGAGCTCGCTCGGCGGCGTCAAGACGGCGGCCGAGATCATCAACCTGCTGAGCTCGGGGACGGACGCGGCGGTGCTGGAGTCGATCCGCGGCTACGGCCCGGACCTGGCGCAGAAGATCATGGACAAGATGTTCGTGTTCGAGGACATCGGCAAGCTCGACGACCGCTCCATCCAGATGGTGCTGCGCGAGGTGGCGTCGGAGACGCTCATCGTCGCACTCAAGGCCGCCTCGAACGAGATGCGCGACAAGATCCTGGCCAACATGTCCTCGCGCGCCGCAGAGGCGCTGCGCGAGGACCTGGAGGCGCGCGGCCCCATGCGCCTGTCCGAAGTGGAGGCGCAGCAGCGCGAAATCATCAAGACGGTGCGCCGCCTGGCGGAAGAAGGGCAGGTCGTGCTCGGAGGCGGTGCAGATGACGCCCTGGTCTGA
- the fliD gene encoding flagellar filament capping protein FliD: MASFSNVGIGLGGNVNVGGLIESAVNGARLPITRSTGLTYQATMIDAKISTYGQIKSLVSTLSDATNKLASVTGWNAMSATSSNKDAITASALGGSVASTFSVQVQGLAKTQTVTSQALGKGLPVGAGTLHLELGKWTDSATFEQGPGIPPGSPKDITIDAKDTLSDIAGKINGANTYVTATILSDAAGERLLLRSKSSGEAMGFRMTVTDADGENADGSGLSRIMDSATTDYAADAKATVNGIAVTSPSNAFTDTVAGVTFTALKVTADPVEITVASDVSKVRENLDAFVKAYNAVNQALNTITAYDKDTKTAGLLQGDSSAVTLQNTLRMALQSVAGGEGKLRTLSDIGISTAKGADVLRPSGDLAIDATKLNAALKDPEALKGVFRGIDGNAASGVGTKIKAALDGLLADGTGFFSSKDKLLQKAKKLNEKEVQTVEDRAKRLEASLTARYVALDSQMSKLNALNSYIAQQVTTWNKS; this comes from the coding sequence ATGGCCAGCTTTTCAAATGTGGGGATCGGTCTCGGCGGCAACGTCAATGTCGGTGGGCTCATCGAGTCGGCTGTGAATGGGGCGCGCCTGCCGATCACCAGGAGTACCGGCCTGACCTACCAGGCCACGATGATCGACGCCAAGATCTCCACCTACGGGCAGATCAAGTCGCTGGTCTCCACGCTGTCGGATGCGACGAACAAACTGGCCAGTGTGACCGGCTGGAATGCAATGAGCGCCACCTCGTCGAACAAGGATGCCATCACCGCGTCGGCGCTGGGTGGCTCGGTGGCTTCGACGTTCAGTGTGCAGGTGCAGGGGCTGGCCAAGACGCAGACCGTGACGTCGCAGGCGCTGGGCAAGGGCCTGCCGGTGGGCGCAGGCACGCTGCACCTGGAGCTGGGCAAGTGGACCGATTCCGCCACCTTTGAGCAGGGCCCGGGCATTCCGCCCGGTTCACCGAAGGACATCACCATCGATGCCAAGGACACGTTGTCCGACATCGCGGGCAAGATCAACGGCGCCAATACCTACGTAACGGCAACCATCCTGAGCGATGCGGCGGGCGAGCGCCTGCTGCTGCGCAGCAAGAGCTCGGGCGAGGCGATGGGGTTCCGCATGACCGTCACCGACGCCGACGGCGAGAACGCCGATGGCTCGGGCCTGTCGCGCATCATGGACAGCGCCACCACGGACTACGCGGCAGACGCCAAGGCGACGGTCAACGGCATCGCGGTCACGTCGCCCTCCAATGCGTTCACGGACACGGTGGCGGGCGTGACGTTCACCGCGCTGAAGGTGACCGCCGACCCGGTGGAGATTACCGTGGCCAGCGATGTCTCGAAGGTCAGGGAAAACCTCGACGCCTTCGTGAAGGCCTACAACGCGGTCAACCAGGCGCTCAACACGATCACCGCCTACGACAAGGACACCAAGACGGCGGGCCTGCTGCAGGGCGACTCGTCGGCGGTGACGCTGCAGAACACGCTGCGCATGGCGCTGCAGTCGGTGGCGGGCGGGGAGGGCAAGCTGCGCACGCTGTCCGACATCGGTATCAGCACAGCCAAGGGCGCTGATGTGCTGCGGCCTTCGGGCGATCTGGCGATCGACGCGACCAAGCTCAATGCCGCGCTGAAGGATCCTGAGGCGCTCAAGGGCGTCTTCCGCGGCATTGATGGCAATGCCGCCAGTGGCGTGGGCACCAAGATCAAGGCGGCGCTCGATGGCCTGCTGGCCGATGGAACGGGCTTCTTCTCCAGCAAGGATAAATTGCTGCAAAAAGCCAAGAAGCTCAATGAGAAGGAAGTCCAGACCGTGGAAGACCGTGCGAAGCGGCTGGAGGCCAGCCTGACCGCGCGCTACGTGGCCTTGGATAGCCAGATGAGCAAGCTGAACGCGCTGAATTCCTATATTGCCCAGCAGGTCACGACCTGGAATAAATCCTAG
- a CDS encoding flagellar assembly protein FliH — protein MVSPSSARAYSRFIPKEEIEADSVTQWSFAAVDGSAAPLPPVEPEPVPEEPLPPGVPLEPVVPMVAEDEHLALLQQAREQAHAQGLAEGRAQGTAEATQAWQQRLDDYVAGAGRETAERLDALVRTLDASLGALQQRMAKELLQLACDIARQVVRRELASNPQALLPVVREALDMLVNEGRPATVRLNPADWAALEQPLHAEFAQGKVQWQPDPAVAAGDCQVESAGTVIDGSMEKRWRRAVAALGLVGNWQETQE, from the coding sequence ATGGTGAGCCCGTCGAGCGCCCGCGCCTATTCGCGCTTCATCCCCAAGGAGGAGATCGAGGCCGACTCGGTCACGCAATGGAGCTTCGCGGCCGTCGATGGCTCGGCTGCCCCGCTGCCCCCGGTCGAGCCCGAGCCCGTGCCGGAGGAGCCGTTGCCGCCGGGCGTGCCCCTGGAGCCCGTCGTGCCCATGGTGGCCGAGGACGAACACCTGGCCCTGCTGCAGCAGGCCCGCGAACAGGCCCATGCGCAAGGCCTGGCCGAAGGGCGCGCGCAGGGCACGGCCGAGGCCACGCAGGCGTGGCAGCAGCGCCTGGATGACTATGTGGCCGGCGCGGGCCGTGAAACGGCCGAGCGCCTGGACGCGCTGGTGCGCACGCTCGACGCCAGCCTGGGCGCGCTGCAGCAGCGCATGGCCAAGGAGCTGCTGCAGCTGGCCTGCGACATCGCCCGCCAGGTGGTGCGCCGCGAACTCGCCAGCAACCCCCAGGCCCTGCTGCCCGTGGTGCGCGAGGCGCTGGACATGCTGGTCAACGAGGGCCGCCCGGCCACCGTGCGCCTGAACCCGGCCGACTGGGCCGCGCTGGAGCAGCCGCTGCACGCCGAATTCGCCCAGGGCAAGGTGCAGTGGCAACCCGACCCGGCGGTGGCGGCGGGCGACTGCCAGGTCGAATCGGCCGGCACCGTGATCGACGGCAGCATGGAAAAGCGCTGGCGCCGCGCCGTGGCCGCGCTGGGCCTGGTAGGGAACTGGCAGGAGACGCAGGAATGA
- a CDS encoding flagellin, giving the protein MATINTNVASLTAQRNLSTSANALNTSINRLSSGLRINSAKDDAAGLAISERFTSQIRGLNQAVRNANDGISLAQTAEGALKSSGDILQRIRELAVQSANATNSASDREALNSEVNQLTSELDRIAKTTEFNGRKLLDGSFTSAQFQVGANANQTITATSSNFSTNSYGNYRIGGKAVTSTDATGDLTLNSTSGSKIVQASSTGTSAITGGQLTIEGALGKKVIDYAAKSSAKDVAALVNAQTEFTGVSASARTEVQLDTFVSGSYTLDVASNNDTSAPVTIAFSSKGLPTAEDMSAAVKAFNDVSAKTGISARVNDKGDGIILVNDAGGDINIKNKSATATANLSQANAKGTAVPGVASLTAASTNFTVVTGQLTLDSSKSFSATDSKGTAAGAADGFLLTTSANASQMQAVKDMDVSTVAGANRTLAIVDAAISAIASQRASYGALQSRFESTVTNLQTTSENMSASRGRIQDADFASETAALSRAQILQQAGTAMVAQANQLPQGVLALLRG; this is encoded by the coding sequence ATGGCCACTATCAACACCAACGTCGCATCGCTGACCGCCCAGCGCAACTTGAGTACCAGCGCAAACGCGCTCAACACCTCGATCAACCGTCTGTCCTCGGGCCTGCGTATTAACAGCGCCAAGGACGACGCGGCCGGCCTGGCCATTTCGGAGCGCTTTACCAGCCAGATTCGTGGTCTGAATCAGGCTGTACGCAACGCCAACGACGGCATCTCGCTGGCGCAGACCGCCGAAGGCGCGCTGAAGAGCTCGGGCGACATTCTGCAACGTATTCGCGAGCTGGCTGTGCAGTCGGCCAACGCCACCAACAGCGCCTCGGACCGCGAAGCGCTGAACTCCGAAGTGAATCAGCTCACCTCCGAGTTGGATCGCATTGCCAAGACCACCGAATTCAACGGCCGCAAGCTTCTGGACGGCTCGTTCACCAGCGCACAGTTCCAGGTGGGCGCCAACGCTAACCAGACCATCACGGCCACGTCGTCCAACTTCAGCACCAATTCGTACGGCAACTACCGAATCGGCGGCAAGGCCGTCACGTCCACCGATGCCACTGGCGACCTGACGCTGAACAGCACGTCGGGCTCCAAGATCGTGCAGGCATCCAGCACGGGTACCTCGGCCATCACCGGTGGCCAGCTGACCATCGAAGGCGCGTTGGGTAAGAAAGTGATTGACTACGCTGCCAAGAGTTCTGCTAAGGATGTGGCGGCCCTGGTAAACGCCCAGACTGAATTTACTGGCGTCAGTGCCTCGGCGCGCACCGAAGTGCAGCTGGACACCTTTGTTTCTGGCTCCTACACGCTGGATGTGGCTTCAAACAATGACACCTCTGCGCCCGTAACCATCGCTTTCAGTTCGAAAGGTCTGCCAACGGCAGAGGATATGAGTGCGGCCGTGAAGGCGTTCAACGACGTCTCGGCCAAGACCGGTATCTCGGCCCGCGTAAACGACAAGGGCGACGGCATCATCCTGGTGAATGATGCGGGCGGCGACATCAACATCAAGAACAAGTCGGCCACGGCGACGGCCAACCTGAGCCAGGCCAATGCAAAGGGCACGGCCGTTCCTGGCGTCGCTTCGCTGACTGCGGCATCGACGAATTTCACGGTTGTCACGGGGCAGCTCACGCTGGATTCGTCCAAGTCGTTCAGCGCCACGGACAGCAAGGGGACTGCGGCGGGTGCTGCGGATGGTTTCCTGCTTACCACCAGTGCCAACGCCAGCCAGATGCAGGCCGTGAAGGACATGGATGTGAGCACGGTGGCCGGTGCCAACCGTACCCTGGCCATCGTCGATGCCGCCATCTCAGCCATCGCCAGCCAGCGCGCCAGCTACGGCGCCCTGCAGTCGCGCTTCGAGAGCACGGTGACCAACCTGCAGACCACCTCGGAAAACATGTCCGCCTCGCGTGGCCGCATCCAGGATGCCGACTTCGCGTCGGAAACCGCCGCCCTGTCGCGTGCTCAGATCCTGCAACAGGCCGGCACCGCCATGGTGGCCCAGGCCAACCAGCTGCCTCAGGGCGTGCTGGCCCTGCTGCGCGGCTAA
- the fliS gene encoding flagellar export chaperone FliS — translation MFAAYQPRAASAYQRINVETSMHTIDQHQLVSLLYEGVLSSIAAARGALARGDVLTKCNSVSKAVRIIEEGLMTALDREAGGELAQNLEALYDYSLRRLILANAHNDDAMLEEVAHLFEPIAQGWNQIKTPTAAAVAPRAEMRVAMVGA, via the coding sequence ATGTTCGCCGCCTACCAGCCCCGTGCCGCATCCGCTTACCAGCGCATCAACGTGGAAACCAGCATGCACACGATTGACCAGCACCAACTGGTCAGTCTGTTGTATGAAGGGGTGCTGAGTTCCATCGCTGCTGCGCGTGGCGCCCTGGCGCGCGGCGATGTGCTGACCAAGTGCAACAGCGTTTCCAAGGCGGTGCGCATCATCGAGGAAGGCCTCATGACGGCGCTGGATCGCGAGGCTGGTGGTGAACTGGCCCAGAACCTGGAGGCGCTGTACGACTACAGCCTGCGCCGCCTGATCCTGGCCAATGCCCACAACGACGATGCCATGCTGGAAGAAGTTGCGCACCTGTTCGAGCCCATTGCCCAGGGCTGGAACCAGATCAAAACCCCCACGGCCGCTGCCGTGGCGCCCCGCGCCGAGATGCGCGTTGCCATGGTGGGGGCCTGA
- a CDS encoding flagellin: MASTINTNIASLTAQRNLGVSQSSLNTSINRLSSGLRINSAKDDAAGLAISERFTTQIRGMNQAARNANDGISLAQVAEGALKSSGDILQRIRELAVQSANATNSASDREALNSEVNQLTAELDRIAKTTEFNGRKLLDGSFTSAQFQVGANANQTITATSSNFSTNSYGNYRIGGKAVLPTDNTGDLTLGSAPGSVRAQGASPNSAITGGTLSVDGAYGKKDIIYPAGASAKSVAALVNAQTELTGVSASARTEIGLDALASGAYTLQIASNNDAGAPATVSFTVKSLTAEGLSAAVKAFNDVSAKTGVSARVNDDGNRIILTNDSGEDIKLLNKLAPGAITITTPDGLGLTPAVTAAVNAAGTLAGNGTVLTGQLTLDSSKSFSATDSVGSPGGFMIAAATATSSQLQAVKDMDVSTVDGANRTLAMVDSAIAAISSQRANYGALQSRFETTIANLNISSENMSASRSRILDADFAAETANLSRTQILQQAGTAMVAQANQIPQGVLSLLK, encoded by the coding sequence ATGGCATCGACGATCAACACGAATATTGCCTCGCTCACCGCGCAACGCAACCTGGGCGTGAGCCAGTCGTCCCTCAACACCTCCATCAACCGCCTGTCCTCGGGCCTGCGCATCAACAGCGCCAAGGACGACGCGGCCGGCTTGGCCATTTCGGAGCGCTTCACCACGCAGATCCGCGGCATGAACCAGGCGGCGCGCAACGCCAACGACGGCATCTCGCTGGCGCAAGTGGCCGAAGGCGCGCTCAAGAGCTCGGGCGACATCCTGCAGCGTATCCGCGAGCTGGCCGTGCAGTCGGCCAACGCCACCAACAGCGCCTCGGACCGCGAAGCGCTGAACTCCGAAGTGAACCAGCTCACCGCAGAGCTGGACCGCATCGCCAAGACCACTGAATTCAACGGCCGCAAGCTGCTGGACGGCTCGTTCACCAGCGCGCAGTTCCAGGTGGGCGCCAACGCCAACCAAACCATCACGGCCACCTCGTCGAACTTCAGCACCAATTCCTACGGCAACTACCGCATTGGCGGCAAGGCCGTGCTGCCGACGGACAACACGGGCGACCTGACGCTGGGCAGCGCCCCCGGTTCCGTCAGAGCCCAGGGTGCTTCGCCAAACTCAGCCATCACCGGCGGTACCCTGTCGGTAGATGGCGCGTACGGGAAAAAGGACATCATCTACCCAGCGGGTGCCTCGGCCAAGAGCGTGGCCGCCCTGGTGAACGCCCAAACCGAACTCACCGGCGTGAGCGCCTCGGCGCGCACCGAGATCGGCCTGGATGCCCTTGCCTCCGGCGCGTACACGCTGCAAATCGCTTCGAACAACGACGCAGGTGCTCCGGCCACCGTGTCGTTTACCGTCAAGTCCCTCACCGCCGAAGGCTTGAGCGCTGCCGTCAAGGCCTTCAACGACGTCTCGGCCAAAACTGGCGTATCCGCCAGGGTGAACGACGATGGCAACCGCATCATCCTCACCAACGATTCGGGCGAGGACATCAAACTCCTGAACAAACTGGCCCCCGGAGCCATCACCATCACCACGCCCGACGGCCTCGGATTAACCCCTGCAGTGACGGCTGCGGTGAACGCGGCGGGCACCTTGGCCGGCAACGGTACTGTCCTTACGGGCCAATTGACACTGGATTCATCCAAGTCATTCAGCGCGACCGACTCGGTTGGCTCGCCCGGCGGCTTCATGATCGCCGCCGCCACCGCCACCTCGAGCCAGCTACAGGCCGTCAAGGACATGGACGTGAGCACGGTGGACGGTGCCAATCGCACCCTGGCCATGGTGGACTCTGCCATCGCCGCGATCAGCAGCCAGCGCGCCAACTACGGCGCCCTGCAGTCGCGCTTCGAGACGACCATCGCCAACTTGAACATCTCGTCGGAAAACATGTCCGCCTCGCGCAGCCGCATCCTGGATGCCGACTTCGCGGCCGAAACGGCCAACCTGTCGCGCACCCAGATCCTGCAGCAGGCCGGCACCGCCATGGTGGCCCAGGCCAACCAGATTCCGCAGGGCGTGCTGTCGTTGCTGAAGTAA
- the fliE gene encoding flagellar hook-basal body complex protein FliE, translating to MDLRINSTTTAPLAGAGLARRATGAEAPVGKEGFSSAFKNALQSVSQAQNQAADLQREVQLENPSVSLEQTMVAIQKAQVGFQATLHVRNRMVQAYSDIMNMQV from the coding sequence ATGGACCTGCGCATCAACAGCACGACCACTGCCCCCCTCGCGGGCGCCGGCCTGGCGCGCCGCGCGACCGGCGCCGAGGCGCCCGTGGGCAAGGAGGGCTTCTCCTCCGCCTTCAAGAACGCCCTGCAATCCGTCAGCCAGGCACAGAACCAGGCTGCAGACCTGCAGCGCGAAGTGCAGCTCGAAAACCCCTCCGTCAGCCTGGAGCAGACCATGGTCGCCATCCAGAAGGCACAGGTCGGCTTCCAGGCCACGCTGCACGTGCGCAACCGCATGGTGCAGGCCTATAGCGACATCATGAACATGCAGGTGTAA
- the fliI gene encoding flagellar protein export ATPase FliI, whose product MHEPHAPAESAIQGDAIWGEFLGHARARAAQPLALESRGTLSRLTGLVLEAAGLRVPVGSQCQVQMPGQEPVLAEVVGFSDGRAFLMPAGDIHGLSSGARVTPAQPYVPPPQLGDTEVPSLAVGMLRLPLGDGLLGRVVDSQGQVLDHAGPLQHVMAEPMDRSPINAMERSPVRETLDTGVRAINALLTVGRGQRLGLFAGSGVGKSVLLGMMARYTQADVIVVGLIGERGREVKEFVEDILGAEDRGRAVVVAAPADAPPLLRMQGAAYATAIAEHFRDKGKHVLLLMDSLTRYAMAQREIALAIGEPPATKGYPPSCFAKLPGLVERSGNGLNGVGSITAFYTVLSEGDDQQDPIADAARAILDGHIVLSRALAETGHFPAIDIEQSASRVMHNVVTREHFEMARQFRAIYSRYQKSRDLVQVGAYMSGSDPQLDEAIRLQPAMASFLQQSMFEGATMDDSLNTMAAVLAQ is encoded by the coding sequence ATGCATGAACCGCATGCGCCCGCCGAAAGCGCCATCCAGGGCGATGCCATCTGGGGCGAGTTCCTCGGCCATGCGCGTGCGCGCGCGGCCCAGCCGCTGGCGCTGGAGTCGCGCGGCACCCTGAGCCGCCTCACCGGGCTGGTGCTCGAAGCCGCCGGCCTGCGCGTGCCCGTGGGCTCGCAGTGCCAGGTGCAGATGCCGGGCCAGGAGCCGGTGCTGGCCGAGGTGGTGGGTTTTTCCGACGGGCGCGCCTTTCTCATGCCGGCGGGCGACATCCACGGGCTGTCCAGCGGTGCGCGCGTGACCCCGGCGCAGCCCTACGTGCCGCCGCCGCAGCTCGGCGACACCGAGGTGCCTTCGCTCGCCGTGGGCATGCTGCGCCTGCCGCTGGGCGATGGCCTGCTCGGGCGCGTGGTCGATTCGCAAGGCCAGGTGCTCGACCATGCGGGCCCGCTGCAGCACGTCATGGCCGAGCCCATGGACCGCAGCCCCATCAATGCCATGGAACGCTCGCCGGTGCGCGAGACGCTCGATACCGGCGTGCGCGCCATCAACGCGCTGCTCACCGTGGGGCGCGGCCAGCGCCTGGGCCTGTTCGCGGGCTCCGGCGTGGGCAAGAGCGTGCTGCTGGGCATGATGGCGCGCTACACCCAGGCCGACGTGATCGTGGTCGGCCTGATTGGCGAGCGCGGCCGCGAGGTCAAGGAATTCGTCGAGGACATCCTGGGCGCCGAGGACCGTGGCCGCGCCGTGGTGGTGGCGGCGCCGGCCGACGCGCCGCCGCTGCTGCGCATGCAGGGCGCGGCCTATGCCACGGCGATTGCCGAGCACTTCCGCGACAAGGGCAAGCACGTGCTGCTGCTGATGGATTCGCTCACGCGCTACGCCATGGCACAGCGCGAGATCGCCCTGGCCATCGGCGAGCCGCCGGCCACCAAGGGCTATCCGCCAAGCTGCTTTGCCAAGCTGCCGGGGCTGGTGGAGCGCAGCGGCAACGGCCTCAACGGCGTGGGCTCGATCACGGCGTTCTACACCGTGCTGTCCGAGGGCGACGACCAGCAGGACCCGATCGCCGACGCCGCGCGCGCCATTCTGGACGGCCACATCGTGCTCTCGCGCGCCCTGGCGGAAACCGGCCATTTCCCGGCCATCGACATCGAGCAATCGGCCTCGCGCGTGATGCACAACGTGGTCACGCGCGAGCACTTCGAGATGGCGCGGCAGTTCCGCGCCATCTATTCGCGCTACCAGAAGAGCCGCGACCTGGTGCAGGTGGGCGCGTACATGAGCGGCTCCGACCCGCAGCTCGACGAAGCCATCCGCCTGCAGCCTGCCATGGCGAGCTTTTTGCAGCAAAGCATGTTCGAGGGCGCGACCATGGACGACAGCCTGAACACCATGGCGGCCGTATTGGCGCAATAG
- a CDS encoding flagellar protein FliT: MPEMLIDYYKAIEDSSAKMLEAAKLKDWDGVVRHEGACAVLIEQLRSQSRCQELKPEHRREKMRIMQRILRNDAQIRCLAEPWIAQFEHMFDGQPHLMH; the protein is encoded by the coding sequence ATGCCCGAAATGCTGATTGATTACTACAAAGCCATTGAAGACAGCAGCGCCAAGATGCTGGAGGCCGCCAAGCTCAAGGACTGGGATGGCGTGGTGCGCCACGAGGGCGCCTGCGCCGTGCTGATTGAGCAACTGCGCAGCCAGTCCCGCTGTCAGGAGCTGAAGCCCGAGCACCGGCGCGAGAAGATGCGCATCATGCAGCGCATCCTGCGTAACGATGCGCAGATACGCTGCCTGGCCGAGCCCTGGATCGCCCAGTTCGAGCACATGTTCGACGGCCAGCCGCACTTGATGCACTGA
- the fliF gene encoding flagellar M-ring protein FliF: MSAVAEIPENAPAPQAGLPALRQRLVALDRGQRMRLAAAVVLLVAAVVAAVVLNRQPDYRVLFSNLSDKDGGAIVAQLAQMNVPYKYTEGGGAILVPTERVHDARLRLATLGLPKGSVTGFELMENAKFGVTQFQERLNFQRGLEGELTRSIQALSSVQSARVHLALPNQNGFFREQQKPSASVLLSLYPGRILDRAQIAGIVHLVASSVPELAPTAVSVLDDSGKLLSQSPDGQGSGGSSIDVQQVQYVQKLEEQYTRRILDILEPVVGPGNVKAQVTAEVDFSQTEQTSEQHRPNLTQDSSAVRSQQVVETGGPGSVMPSGIPGAVSNQPPQTSSAPVNGANPAPSVASSQGGGASGGGVKRESITNYEVDKTVRVTRTGGGNGSIKRLTAAVVVNYQPGADEKGQPQAKALTPEQVEQMTALVRETIGYSKERGDSVNLMNTPFLADAKPAEPLPLWKQPETIELAKSFAWPVGMVLFALLVLLGLVRPALRQPKPAEIAAAGALPGTQLDALEDETVGRPALPPKKVVDPGPTPEELRLEEARLLAKENPIAVANILKTWVNGEAG; the protein is encoded by the coding sequence ATGTCCGCCGTTGCCGAAATTCCCGAGAACGCGCCCGCGCCGCAAGCGGGCCTGCCTGCGTTGCGCCAGCGCCTGGTGGCGCTCGACCGTGGCCAGCGCATGCGCCTGGCGGCGGCCGTGGTGCTGCTGGTGGCGGCCGTGGTGGCAGCGGTGGTGCTGAACCGCCAGCCCGACTACCGCGTGCTGTTTTCCAACCTGAGCGACAAGGATGGCGGCGCCATCGTGGCCCAGCTGGCGCAGATGAACGTGCCCTACAAGTACACCGAGGGCGGTGGCGCCATCCTGGTGCCGACCGAGCGCGTGCACGACGCGCGCCTGCGCCTGGCCACGCTGGGCCTGCCCAAGGGGTCGGTGACGGGGTTCGAGCTGATGGAGAACGCCAAATTCGGCGTCACGCAGTTCCAGGAGCGGCTGAACTTCCAGCGTGGGCTGGAGGGGGAGCTGACGCGCTCCATCCAGGCGCTGTCCTCGGTGCAAAGCGCGCGCGTGCACCTGGCGCTGCCGAACCAGAACGGTTTCTTCCGCGAGCAGCAAAAGCCCTCGGCCTCGGTGCTGCTGAGCCTGTACCCGGGGCGCATCCTGGACCGCGCGCAGATCGCGGGCATCGTGCACCTGGTGGCGTCCAGCGTGCCCGAACTGGCGCCCACGGCCGTGAGCGTGCTCGACGACTCGGGCAAGCTGCTGTCGCAGTCGCCCGACGGGCAGGGCAGCGGCGGCTCCAGCATCGACGTGCAGCAGGTGCAGTACGTGCAGAAGCTGGAGGAGCAGTACACGCGCCGCATCCTCGACATCCTGGAGCCCGTGGTGGGCCCGGGCAACGTCAAGGCGCAGGTGACGGCCGAAGTCGATTTCAGCCAGACCGAGCAGACTTCCGAGCAGCACCGCCCCAATCTGACGCAGGACAGCAGCGCCGTGCGCAGCCAGCAGGTGGTGGAGACGGGCGGCCCCGGCAGCGTCATGCCCTCGGGCATTCCGGGCGCGGTGAGCAACCAGCCGCCGCAAACGTCGAGCGCGCCGGTCAACGGCGCCAACCCTGCGCCCTCGGTGGCCAGCAGCCAGGGCGGCGGCGCGTCGGGCGGCGGCGTGAAGCGCGAATCCATCACCAACTACGAAGTCGACAAGACCGTGCGCGTGACGCGCACCGGTGGCGGCAACGGCAGCATCAAGCGCCTGACGGCGGCCGTGGTGGTGAACTACCAGCCGGGCGCGGACGAGAAGGGCCAGCCCCAGGCCAAGGCGCTGACGCCCGAGCAGGTGGAGCAGATGACCGCGCTGGTGCGCGAGACCATCGGCTACAGCAAGGAGCGCGGCGACTCGGTCAACCTCATGAACACGCCGTTCCTGGCCGATGCCAAGCCGGCCGAGCCGCTGCCGCTGTGGAAGCAGCCTGAAACCATCGAGCTGGCCAAGAGCTTTGCCTGGCCCGTGGGCATGGTGCTGTTCGCCCTGCTGGTGCTGCTGGGCCTGGTGCGCCCGGCGCTGCGCCAGCCCAAGCCGGCGGAGATCGCCGCGGCCGGCGCGCTGCCGGGCACGCAGCTCGATGCGCTGGAGGACGAGACCGTGGGCCGCCCGGCGCTGCCGCCGAAGAAGGTGGTCGATCCCGGGCCGACGCCCGAGGAACTGCGCCTGGAAGAAGCCCGCCTGCTGGCCAAGGAGAACCCGATCGCCGTGGCCAACATCCTGAAAACCTGGGTCAATGGCGAGGCGGGGTGA